A single window of Amphiura filiformis chromosome 17, Afil_fr2py, whole genome shotgun sequence DNA harbors:
- the LOC140137142 gene encoding NLR family CARD domain-containing protein 4-like, giving the protein MFKFYSKPILLSSGNTHYAFDLNICKQELHTSYQHTLSKVQLLPWCDDETKEIADIYVNLELEETANSGTSVLDNNEDLASLQTSEGIPATRVLVKGLAGSGKSTLLTRLAYSWSKQKNDVGKTVKSTYLTLDVVSLLIALIGISLEIWLRLGLGLGLVVCAIGMFAYSNLKQKGKVPLAKFELVFIICLRELQKGCNLIDAIFEQILADDTKVPKKGLRSYIESNPNKVLILLDGFDEYVDKNLSGEENGIERIIMFQELRECPVILTTRPYESLGRYQSYYISVKLTGFSPANVRLYITKFFSGQTEIAEELDNFYKRLQESELLNSLSTIPVILMLLCLLWEDDQTLPQTQSQLYQNFALFLWRRHCVRYGKQRMSMEILSSQNENDDDYEGDNDRDSNDKYSDNDDSDKVEKVMPKHPMYQFTEFLQVLGSVALTGLFPKKNIQKEQLTFHDKDFDASLFQIGCQMGILTKERLRSKLNTRSTVTFLHKSFQEYCAATYLTSLFDKDKDQFYGVLKRINTWGLFLSKIELIKFCCGCANNAGFESILENVIQLFTMGKGPNKASKIQIGYSLNNEFDITAILTLLYESQCKDDDLTRTIQPLLSVETLEIRNYHPQTLPILHHFVKTPLGLSTLHCIKTVDFDDHPIDSLDVIPDTISCMPSIRTVRIETKQNYGDRSVANKTVVDKLGKQLAASSEMFKIELRAPADIDNLLRHLSSSPHAHKYGAITFSKVTFTSTNMVKLLSNLKNLKNLYLRDIDASANDTASLFDAIQSSINELSFIHINVASAVSHIGHIMTPHLHMLILRSVCLKEAHIEILSRFLPKAFNLQALILSTNTIRMAIVSLAKQLQYCTKLNDLRFIDSQITDSGVCELAQRFHHLPDLSRFDISMNHLGNSALDAVFKHMHHLPKLRRLDISVTVDNQCTPLVKDCLAVIGEIVPQKASKLEILIIDTDDVQSICYAASKYV; this is encoded by the coding sequence ATGTTTAAATTTTATTCCAAACCCATTTTATTGTCATCAGGTAACACACATTATGCATTTGACTTGAACATCTGTAAACAAGAACTGCATACATCTTACCAACATACACTAAGCAAGGTCCAGCTGTTACCATGGTGCGATGATGAGACCAAAGAAATAGCTGACATCTATGTCAACCTGGAGTTGGAAGAAACAGCAAACAGTGGTACATCGGTGCTGGACAACAATGAAGATTTGGCGAGTCTCCAAACATCGGAAGGCATTCCAGCAACAAGGGTACTTGTGAAAGGTTTAGCAGGCAGCGGCAAGTCAACATTGCTGACAAGATTGGCATACAGTTGGTCCAAACAGAAGAATGATGTTGGTAAAACTGTAAAATCTACATACCTCACGCTCGATGTAGTGAGTCTGTTGATAGCTCTAATTGGGATAAGTTTAGAAATATggctaaggttagggttaggattagggttagtagTATGTGCTATTGGTATGTTTGCATATAGTAATCTCAAGCAGAAAGGCAAAGTCCCACTTGCAAAGTTCGAACTTGTCTTTATCATCTGTTTACGTGAGCTACAGAAGGGATGTAATTTGATTGAtgccatttttgaacaaattttagcagACGATACCAAGGTACCTAAGAAAGGTCTTCGATCATACATTGAATCTAATCCAAATAAAGTTCTGATCTTATTGGATGGTTTTGATGAATATGTGGATAAAAACCTTTCTGGGGAAGAAAATGGAATAGAAAGAATCATAATGTTCCAGGAGTTACGGGAATGTCCTGTGATCTTGACGACCCGTCCGTACGAAAGCCTGGGTAGGTACCAATCGTATTACATCTCTGTAAAACTGACAGGGTTTTCACCAGCCAATGTTAGATTGTATATAACAAAATTCTTTTCAGGGCAGACAGAAATTGCTGAAGAATTGGACAATTTTTACAAAAGATTACAAGAGTCAGAATTGCTGAATTCCTTATCCACCATACCAGTAATACTAATGCTGTTGTGTCTATTGTGGGAAGATGATCAAACTCTGCCACAAACCCAGTCCCAACTCTACCAGAATTTTGCTTTGTTCTTGTGGAGGAGGCATTGTGTCAGATATGGAAAGCAGCGTATGTCAATGGAAATTTTAAGCAGCCAAAATGAAAATGACGATGATTACGAAGGTGACAATGACAGAGACAGCAATGACAAATACAGTGACAATGATGACAGTGACAAAGTAGAAAAGGTCATGCCCAAACACCCTATGTATCAATTCACCGAATTTTTACAAGTTTTGGGTAGCGTGGCGCTGACAGGATTATTCCCAAAGAAAAACATCCAGAAAGAACAGTTGACATTCCACGACAAAGATTTTGACGCTTCCTTATTTCAAATAGGATGCCAAATGGGCATACTCACTAAGGAGAGGTTGAGGTCAAAGTTGAACACACGCAGCACCGTTACATTccttcataaatcattccaagaATATTGCGCAGCGACATATTTGACTAGTTTATTTGACAAAGACAAAGATCAATTTTATGGCGTTTTGAAACGAATCAACACCTGGGGTCTGTTTCTGAGTAAGATTGAACTGATAAAGTTCTGTTGCGGGTGCGCAAACAACGCTGGGTTTGAATCAATCCTAGAAAATGTAATTCAGCTGTTCACAATGGGTAAAGGTCCaaataaagcatcaaaaatccaAATAGGTTATAGTCTTAATAATGAATTTGACATCACTGCAATTCTCACCTTGTTGTATGAAAGTCAATGCAAGGACGATGACCTGACAAGGACCATACAACCTTTGTTATCGGTTGAAACGTTGGAAATACGAAACTACCATCCTCAAACTTTAcccatattgcaccactttgtcAAGACACCCTTAGGCTTATCCACCCTGCATTGCATCAAGACGGTCGATTTTGATGACCATCCTATCGACTCTCTGGACGTTATTCCGGATACAATCTCATGCATGCCTAGCATACGGACTGTCCGTATTGAAACAAAGCAAAATTACGGTGACAGATCTGTGGCTAACAAAACTGTTGTTGATAAACTTGGTAAGCAACTAGCTGCTTCATCAGAAATGTTCAAAATCGAGCTTCGTGCACCTGCTGATATTGATAATCTCTTGCGTCACTTATCCAGCTCTCCTCATGCGCATAAATATGGGGCGATCACATTCAGCAAAGTGACGTTTACTAGCACCAACATGGTCAAGTTGCTTAGCAACTTGAAAAATCTCAAAAATCTTTACCTACGAGACATAGATGCGAGTGCTAACGATACAGCGTCGCTCTTTGATGCAATACAAAGTAGTATCAATGAGCTTTCCTTTATTCACATCAATGTTGCTAGTGCTGTGAGTCATATCGGTCACATCATGACCCCTCACCTCCATATGCTTATTCTAAGGAGTGTTTGCCTGAAGGAAGCGCACATTGAAATATTGAGCCGATTCCTTCCAAAGGCTTTCAATTTACAAGCTCTGATACTATCTACAAACACAATCAGAATGGCTATAGTGTCTCTAGCCAAACAACTGCAGTACTGCACAAAGTTAAACGACTTGCGTTTTATAGATTCACAAATCACAGACTCGGGTGTTTGTGAACTAGCCCAACGGTTCCACCATTTGCCAGACCTTTCAAGATTTGATATCAGTATGAATCATCTTGGAAATAGTGCTCTTGATGCTGTGTTCAAACATATGCATCACTTGCCCAAGCTCAGAAGACTTGACATCTCGGTAACGGTTGACAATCAATGCACTCCTCTTGTCAAGGATTGCCTTGCTGTTATCGGCGAGATAGTCCCTCAAAAGGCTTCCAAACTTGAGATCCTAATAATTGATACAGATGATGTTCAATCCATCTGTTATGCAGCAAGCAAATATGTGTAA